One window of the Devosia sp. 2618 genome contains the following:
- a CDS encoding MFS transporter has translation MQNTSTQTMPGAKEWLILVTVALVQLIVVLDGTIVAIALPQAQLDLGLSNATRSWAITIYALTFGSLLLLGGLLVGRLGMKRALMIGLVGFAASSAFGGLVRNGGELIAARGLQGIFAALMAPAALAILTTSFSSGPGRNIAFAVFGTCAGIGAAIGLLLGGVLTEFVSWRWTLLINVPIVAAIVIMGYFTLPKSSPMTAKPIDFPGVALIVAGLAALVYGLTLAEHGWTAPETLAFLAVGIALIVAFIVVEGRVAFPLLPLRVVTDRVRGTAIFVQAIAGAMMIGTMLYLAFHLQLVLGMPPFLAGLATMPQTLATLIVAGVGVRFLDRFGPKPFLVGGLVLTGLALLHLSQITADGSYAAQVLPALIISGIGMGLVFMPLQNVAMRGVSAEDAGVAGAVLNAASQVGGSVGLAIFTSLASIAAAGGNTASDLVASHAAVFWISCLMMLGTAILAFVVLPRNIAKQSGSDHAPVGVH, from the coding sequence TTGCAGAATACATCCACCCAAACCATGCCCGGCGCGAAGGAATGGCTGATCCTCGTCACGGTCGCCCTCGTGCAGCTAATCGTGGTGCTCGACGGCACCATCGTGGCCATCGCTTTGCCGCAGGCCCAGCTTGACCTTGGGCTCAGCAACGCCACCCGCTCCTGGGCCATCACCATCTATGCCCTGACCTTTGGCAGCCTGCTGCTGCTCGGCGGCCTGCTTGTCGGGCGTCTGGGCATGAAGCGTGCCCTGATGATCGGCCTTGTCGGCTTTGCCGCCAGCTCCGCCTTTGGTGGTCTTGTCCGCAATGGTGGTGAGCTGATCGCGGCCCGTGGTCTGCAGGGCATATTCGCCGCCCTTATGGCGCCCGCTGCGCTGGCTATTCTCACCACGTCCTTCTCCTCCGGCCCCGGCCGCAATATCGCCTTCGCGGTGTTTGGCACCTGCGCCGGTATCGGCGCGGCCATCGGCTTGCTGCTCGGTGGTGTTCTCACCGAGTTCGTCAGCTGGCGCTGGACGCTGCTGATCAACGTTCCAATCGTCGCTGCGATCGTTATCATGGGCTACTTCACCCTGCCCAAGTCGTCCCCGATGACAGCCAAGCCCATCGATTTCCCGGGCGTTGCCCTGATCGTCGCCGGTCTTGCCGCACTGGTTTACGGCCTGACACTGGCCGAACATGGCTGGACCGCGCCTGAGACATTGGCGTTCCTCGCGGTCGGTATCGCGCTGATCGTGGCATTCATTGTCGTCGAAGGCCGCGTTGCCTTTCCACTTCTGCCGCTGCGTGTGGTCACTGACCGCGTGCGTGGCACTGCAATTTTCGTTCAGGCCATTGCCGGTGCGATGATGATCGGCACCATGCTGTATCTGGCGTTCCACCTGCAGCTGGTTCTCGGCATGCCACCATTCCTCGCCGGTCTAGCGACCATGCCACAGACGCTGGCGACCTTGATCGTCGCTGGTGTGGGCGTGCGGTTCCTTGATCGGTTTGGTCCCAAGCCCTTCCTCGTCGGCGGCCTGGTTCTCACCGGGCTGGCCTTGCTGCACCTGTCGCAAATCACGGCAGATGGCAGCTATGCAGCACAGGTCCTTCCGGCGCTGATCATCTCTGGCATCGGCATGGGGCTGGTCTTCATGCCTCTGCAGAACGTCGCTATGCGCGGCGTATCGGCCGAAGATGCTGGCGTAGCTGGTGCCGTGCTCAACGCTGCAAGCCAGGTTGGCGGCTCGGTTGGCCTTGCCATCTTCACCTCGCTCGCCTCCATCGCCGCCGCTGGCGGCAACACCGCCAGCGATCTCGTCGCCAGCCACGCTGCGGTGTTCTGGATCTCATGCCTGATGATGCTCGGCACGGCCATCCTCGCGTTCGTCGTCCTACCGCGCAACATTGCCAAGCAATCCGGCTCCGACCACGCGCCTGTGGGCGTCCACTAA
- a CDS encoding RidA family protein — protein sequence MIERIETGIAPSSAPINDAVRAGKHVWLVAIAEDPVTGDIVDGGIEAQARRCIQNIEIAVKAAGGTLANLVMVQVFLVDSADAAGMNAVYREFFTQQPFPVRATVVVKELLAKGVRIEITAQAVLN from the coding sequence ATGATTGAACGGATCGAAACCGGGATTGCGCCATCGTCGGCGCCCATCAATGATGCGGTGCGGGCCGGAAAACATGTGTGGCTGGTGGCCATCGCCGAAGATCCGGTGACCGGCGACATCGTCGACGGCGGTATCGAGGCGCAGGCGCGGCGCTGCATTCAGAACATCGAAATCGCCGTCAAGGCAGCCGGTGGAACGCTGGCAAACCTCGTGATGGTGCAGGTTTTTCTGGTCGATAGCGCCGATGCTGCGGGTATGAATGCGGTTTATCGTGAGTTCTTCACCCAGCAACCGTTCCCGGTTCGGGCGACGGTGGTGGTCAAGGAATTGCTGGCCAAGGGCGTGCGGATCGAAATCACAGCACAGGCGGTGTTGAACTAA